TAGAAAATcgtaaatttatttagttattaagtattaattattaaaataaaatgtttaactcatttaaagttttaatttatgtttaaaatatcaaatgataaatatttaaattttttatgcaaactatttcacacataatattatagtaattataaaattatcacaaaTACATTTAACCACAGATAGCaaaaatcattgattatatattataaaaattcactACACAATCGATGGTTAACATTTCAGTTTCCATATattacattgattttatttgaaatttatttttagaataatcaAGAAACTCCAACAAAATCTGGTTGTTCTAATTTCAAGAGTTCAATTGTTCTGAGGAGTACTCCACGCAAAAGATTACTGTTAAATGATCCATTGGAATTATCATCTCCagacaaatacaaaattgtatgtataaagttactatagttaataattgtattaatacttaACAATATGTTTGTGATTAGGGCTCTCCGAGTTGTAAAAAATTACGTACTGAAGTGGCAGTTGAACTTCCAGAAGATAATTGTCTTTTGTCTGCTTTAAAATCATTGTCTCCAGATCAGCTAATTGGTATAATTGGACAGATTGTCATTGACCATCCGAGTATTGAAAAGGTacatatatattcaattttattcaaaaacaactatatagttatttattttaatcaataggAAATTAGATCACATTTCCCTGTGGCCGACTTAAAGCCCCTTGAAGAACGTATTTACTATTTGCGACGTAATATCTACAAGGCTTTACCAAGTAGCAGATTGATTTCAAAAACTGATCCAACTGCCTACAACAGAGTCTCAACCCATGTTTTAGCATTCAAGGTATATTTATTGGTTGTTTTCATCTAgtattgacaatattttaatcctgcgttatttaatgttttttttttcagaaatgtgTTGTCGATCAAGGTAGACGCTTGGTTGAGAGCAATCAGTGGCCAATCGTTATGGACTATGTGTTCATGGCATGGAAGCATGTTCGTAATACTCCTATATGGGATAATCCTGCCCACAACGCTGCACGCCGACAGTGTTTTAAATCGCTATCAGCTCAGTGTATAACTGCCCTCAAACACATGAAGGACACTATGAACCAGCAAAGCTGTGACAATTATAAAAACCAGTAAGTTCTtctttttaagctttttaaatgtaattggtgatatacaattaaattattgcgtactagttattatttattattttatttctaaaaattgtctttGTTTTGTCTGTTAACATAGACTGAAGCTGTTAGTTGATGACAGTGAAGACATAGAATGGTGTTTGCATTTCCTGAACATTCGTGAGTGACCCACATTAGTTTGGTTTTCTTTAttctattatgtattttttttttgtctagcagcaaatatatttttgtagttgCTGGATAAAATGTTGACTGTAGGCAATTATTTAGCTAACATACT
This is a stretch of genomic DNA from Acyrthosiphon pisum isolate AL4f chromosome A3, pea_aphid_22Mar2018_4r6ur, whole genome shotgun sequence. It encodes these proteins:
- the LOC100165422 gene encoding uncharacterized protein LOC100165422, which encodes METPPFNPEPTRMMTRSVLAEIPTRLGRLSMTDPNNGLGRNDHHLNIMNTTISNLPTSMMTPSPSPDELIIQQRGRRKIPVTFSPDIDAIKQNNQETPTKSGCSNFKSSIVLRSTPRKRLLLNDPLELSSPDKYKIGSPSCKKLRTEVAVELPEDNCLLSALKSLSPDQLIGIIGQIVIDHPSIEKEIRSHFPVADLKPLEERIYYLRRNIYKALPSSRLISKTDPTAYNRVSTHVLAFKKCVVDQGRRLVESNQWPIVMDYVFMAWKHVRNTPIWDNPAHNAARRQCFKSLSAQCITALKHMKDTMNQQSCDNYKNQLKLLVDDSEDIEWCLHFLNIRE